A stretch of the Amycolatopsis sp. BJA-103 genome encodes the following:
- a CDS encoding helix-turn-helix transcriptional regulator produces the protein MKPTSAGDQPVSPDTETVTASGVGRELRRLRKATGETQAETARVIGVTRANLTQWETGKYLPSAHNARQLDDHFRAANALVTLVERARSPQDHTPPAIGEAGAVDTSRSLLQVFHTVGARLAGHLIRDEDGNPLGWRHNLQKNTGPKALSTAYGINAMLVVGDPYIDLHTLAEDLYALQSEHGWRGRSGGKRPETTASVVDALFRTSTMSADEGLGLLEGSLDPYSRTRPYLLSAVLHTAVRLRPDAPLTDRLIDALLAARLDFDGSQLWPEKNEAGLVAPEASVVHTARSVVALRDVLRSREDRNDVRDAADEATQWLIERSHSDDGVAEDLERPRPDGEGTTRIIIRHFTAAWVVQALATAPLLPLPRLNRALGTLWERYDAEQGLWAWGSGDLPIWQTLDAVTSLRAAALAVAAPPLSPPGTPGT, from the coding sequence ATGAAGCCTACATCGGCTGGGGACCAGCCGGTAAGCCCTGATACGGAAACCGTTACCGCGTCGGGTGTCGGCCGTGAGCTGCGAAGGTTGCGCAAGGCCACGGGCGAAACGCAGGCGGAGACCGCCAGGGTCATCGGGGTCACCCGGGCGAACCTGACCCAGTGGGAGACCGGCAAGTACCTGCCGTCCGCGCACAACGCCCGCCAGCTCGACGACCACTTCCGTGCCGCGAACGCGCTGGTCACGCTGGTGGAAAGGGCCCGATCACCCCAGGACCACACCCCGCCCGCGATCGGCGAAGCGGGCGCCGTGGACACGTCCCGTTCGCTGTTGCAGGTCTTCCACACCGTCGGCGCCAGACTCGCCGGGCACCTGATCCGCGACGAGGACGGAAATCCGCTGGGCTGGCGGCACAACCTGCAGAAGAACACCGGCCCGAAGGCGCTGAGCACCGCGTACGGGATCAACGCGATGCTCGTGGTAGGCGATCCCTACATCGACCTACATACGCTCGCCGAAGATCTCTACGCACTGCAGTCGGAGCACGGCTGGCGGGGCCGCTCGGGCGGCAAGCGGCCGGAGACCACCGCGTCGGTGGTGGACGCGCTGTTCCGCACCAGCACCATGTCCGCCGACGAAGGGCTGGGCCTGCTCGAGGGGTCACTCGACCCGTACAGCAGGACCCGTCCGTACCTGTTGTCCGCCGTCTTGCACACGGCGGTCCGGCTGCGGCCGGACGCCCCGCTGACCGACCGGCTGATCGACGCCCTCCTGGCGGCCCGGCTCGACTTCGACGGCTCACAGCTGTGGCCGGAGAAGAACGAAGCAGGCCTCGTCGCCCCGGAGGCTTCGGTGGTCCACACCGCGCGATCGGTCGTCGCCCTCCGGGACGTTCTGCGCAGCCGTGAAGATCGCAACGACGTCCGGGACGCCGCCGACGAAGCCACACAATGGCTCATCGAACGGTCGCACTCGGACGACGGCGTGGCCGAAGATCTCGAGAGGCCCCGCCCCGACGGTGAAGGAACCACCCGGATCATCATCCGGCACTTCACCGCCGCCTGGGTCGTCCAAGCACTCGCCACCGCCCCGCTCCTGCCACTCCCCCGGCTCAACCGGGCGCTCGGAACCCTCTGGGAGCGCTATGACGCCGAACAAGGGCTGTGGGCCTGGGGAAGCGGGGATCTACCCATCTGGCAGACGCTCGACGCCGTCACCTCCCTCCGCGCGGCCGCGCTCGCCGTCGCCGCGCCCCCGCTCAGTCCTCCAGGAACCCCAGGTACTTGA
- the fabG gene encoding 3-oxoacyl-ACP reductase FabG, with amino-acid sequence MTEHPSRVAIVTGAGRGIGAAVAKRLASDGFAVGLLDLDEAGVKQGAEEIVAEGGKAVGVALDVNDAAQVEAAVTRVAEELGAPTVLINNAGITRDNLLFKMTEQDWDSVLGVHLKGSFLMTREVQKYQTQEKWGRIVNLSSTSALGNRGQVNYSAAKAGMQGFTKTLAIELGKFNVTANAIAPGFIATDMTAATAERIGMSFEDFKAAAASQIPVQRVGTPDDIANLASFLVSDGAGFISGQVIYVAGGPKD; translated from the coding sequence GTGACCGAACACCCCTCCCGCGTAGCGATCGTCACCGGAGCAGGCCGAGGCATCGGCGCGGCCGTGGCCAAGCGCCTCGCTTCCGACGGGTTCGCCGTCGGCCTGCTGGACCTCGACGAAGCGGGCGTCAAGCAGGGAGCCGAGGAGATCGTCGCCGAGGGCGGCAAGGCCGTCGGTGTCGCACTGGACGTCAACGACGCCGCGCAGGTCGAGGCGGCGGTGACCCGGGTGGCCGAGGAACTCGGCGCGCCGACCGTGCTGATCAACAACGCCGGCATCACCCGCGACAACCTGCTGTTCAAGATGACCGAGCAGGACTGGGACTCGGTGCTGGGCGTTCACCTGAAGGGGTCGTTCCTGATGACCCGTGAGGTGCAGAAGTACCAGACGCAGGAGAAGTGGGGCCGCATCGTCAACCTGTCCAGCACTTCGGCGCTGGGCAACCGCGGGCAGGTCAACTACTCCGCGGCGAAGGCGGGCATGCAGGGCTTCACCAAGACCCTCGCGATCGAACTGGGCAAGTTCAACGTCACCGCGAACGCCATCGCCCCCGGCTTCATCGCCACCGACATGACCGCGGCGACCGCCGAGCGGATCGGCATGTCGTTCGAGGACTTCAAGGCCGCGGCCGCGTCGCAGATCCCGGTCCAGCGCGTCGGCACGCCCGACGACATCGCCAACCTCGCGTCGTTCCTGGTGAGCGACGGCGCCGGATTCATCTCCGGGCAGGTCATCTACGTCGCCGGCGGACCGAAGGACTGA
- a CDS encoding MaoC family dehydratase yields the protein MREFASLQEFENAVGEHFGYSEWLTLTQERVNLFADATDDHQWIHVDVEKAAAGPFGAPIAHGFLTLSLISGFVGKLYRVHGLKMGINYGLNKVRFPQPVKVGSKIRAGAELVEVTDVTGGKQAIVRWTIEIDGEPKPACVAEMVVRLIA from the coding sequence ATGCGCGAATTCGCCTCCCTGCAGGAGTTCGAGAACGCCGTCGGCGAGCACTTCGGCTACAGCGAATGGCTGACGCTCACCCAGGAACGGGTGAACCTCTTCGCCGACGCCACCGACGACCACCAGTGGATCCACGTCGACGTCGAGAAGGCGGCCGCGGGCCCGTTCGGGGCGCCGATCGCCCACGGTTTCCTGACGCTGTCGCTCATTTCGGGCTTCGTCGGGAAGCTCTACCGGGTCCACGGGCTCAAGATGGGCATCAACTACGGCCTCAACAAGGTCCGCTTCCCCCAGCCGGTGAAGGTGGGATCGAAGATCAGGGCGGGCGCCGAACTGGTCGAGGTCACCGACGTCACCGGTGGCAAGCAGGCCATCGTCCGGTGGACGATCGAGATCGACGGCGAGCCCAAACCGGCGTGTGTCGCGGAGATGGTCGTCCGGCTGATCGCCTGA
- a CDS encoding S8 family peptidase produces MRRRAHVLAGLLLVTMLGVTSAQTAQAASDPAPPENAAMPGPRTLTLITGDRITVQERQGDVPALSVQPGPGRERMGFQRSQDKNGWSVFPADALPLVAKGVLDERLFRIDRLLADGYDDGARPTLPLIVQQDGAVAGAGATAVRRLDSIGATAFAQPKDRAGEFWSALTGPSAASVRKVWLDRKVKANLDRSVPQIGAPEAWRSGFTGKNVKVAVLDTGVDGKHPDLAGKVVAAKDFSGGGDPTDRHGHGTHVASTILGSGTASAGRLKGVAPDAGLLAAKVLGDDGSGGWSEIISGMEWAVAEGAKVINLSLGGDDTEDVDPLEAAVNRLTKDNGVLFVIAAGNDGDRGAGTVGSPGSADAALTVGAVDRADALASFSGKGPRRGDNAVKPEITAPGVGIVAAKAGGDYQPMSGTSMATPHVAGAAALLVQQHPDWRPEQIKAGLTSTAKPAEGPTVFQQGAGRTDLAKAVEQRVHADVTTVAFGTVPAADPKPLTRELTYRNSGDRPVDLDLRLDVRDENGKAAADGLFTVDRPKVTVPAGGTATAAITVNPGQKPRAAYGGTLLATSADGVEVRSLIGADLQREVFSADVKLFDRKGNGPGPQGPSGLLIVTNLDSGDMKIFVAQEGGGPIRLPQGRYLFVSEISESPGSSLVAEPGFVLDRDREVVLDGRLAKPVTVRTDRRDASSNGQIVAFTEQIAGRGVTSHSWYQPRLFHDVQYSYVAPTRTNVPDFDFLVTTMLSKQTGEGRSENSPYLYNLQFPSNGRVPDVSAYRVRDHELAKVNAGYASTGKQWGNLHVLPSPYDNEVALGNAWFLTAQAQLPSTREEFYSTGKVRWLKRLFVDRLGTNGTWSDTEETAAGVEYRAGQRSREDWNRAVVGPTLAKLTKTVRDGDTLSLLFPLLAASGDHVSLSAVEGTTRLVRDGKEIGSVPRVPGHLWPNNGPVTFTVPPEAGEYTLTIDAKRPEGANAELSANVVTSWKFRSQRAAGEKPLPLMALRATPSLGSANDAWRLLPLAVPIEVQRPAGVTGTVRQVTAEASFDGGKSWHRQPVVGSGEHRQAFVVAPLFSSSPFVSLRLSATDSGGGSVTQTIINAYRLR; encoded by the coding sequence ATGCGCCGAAGAGCCCATGTCCTGGCCGGTCTGCTCCTGGTGACCATGCTCGGGGTGACCAGCGCACAGACCGCGCAGGCCGCTTCCGACCCGGCACCGCCGGAGAACGCGGCGATGCCGGGGCCTCGCACCCTCACGCTGATCACCGGCGACCGGATCACCGTGCAGGAGCGTCAGGGGGACGTGCCCGCGCTCTCGGTGCAGCCGGGACCCGGCCGGGAACGGATGGGATTCCAGCGCAGCCAGGACAAGAACGGCTGGTCGGTCTTCCCCGCCGACGCCCTCCCGCTGGTGGCGAAGGGCGTGCTGGACGAGCGGCTGTTCCGGATCGACCGGTTGCTCGCCGACGGCTACGACGACGGCGCGCGGCCGACCCTGCCGCTGATCGTGCAGCAGGACGGCGCGGTGGCCGGCGCGGGCGCGACCGCGGTGCGGCGGCTGGACAGTATCGGCGCGACCGCGTTCGCCCAGCCCAAGGACCGCGCGGGGGAGTTCTGGTCGGCCTTGACCGGTCCGAGCGCGGCTTCGGTGCGGAAGGTGTGGCTGGACCGGAAGGTCAAGGCGAATCTCGACCGCAGTGTGCCCCAGATCGGTGCGCCCGAGGCGTGGCGGAGCGGGTTCACCGGCAAGAACGTCAAGGTCGCGGTGCTGGACACCGGTGTCGACGGCAAGCATCCGGATCTGGCGGGCAAGGTGGTCGCGGCCAAGGACTTCTCAGGTGGCGGGGACCCCACTGACCGGCACGGTCACGGCACCCACGTCGCCTCGACGATCCTGGGCTCCGGCACGGCTTCCGCCGGGCGGCTCAAGGGTGTCGCTCCCGACGCCGGGCTGCTCGCGGCCAAGGTGCTCGGGGACGACGGCAGCGGCGGCTGGTCGGAGATCATCAGCGGCATGGAGTGGGCCGTCGCCGAGGGCGCCAAGGTGATCAACCTGAGCCTCGGCGGCGATGACACCGAGGATGTCGATCCTCTCGAGGCGGCGGTGAACCGTCTCACCAAGGACAACGGCGTGCTGTTCGTGATCGCCGCAGGCAACGACGGGGACCGCGGAGCGGGCACGGTGGGCTCACCGGGCAGCGCCGACGCGGCCCTCACCGTCGGCGCGGTGGACCGGGCCGACGCGCTGGCGTCGTTCTCCGGCAAGGGACCGCGACGAGGGGACAACGCGGTCAAGCCGGAGATCACCGCGCCGGGCGTGGGGATCGTCGCGGCGAAGGCGGGTGGCGACTATCAGCCGATGTCGGGCACCTCGATGGCGACGCCACATGTCGCCGGAGCGGCGGCGCTGCTCGTCCAGCAGCACCCCGACTGGCGTCCCGAGCAGATCAAGGCCGGGCTCACGAGTACCGCGAAACCGGCCGAAGGGCCGACCGTCTTCCAACAGGGAGCGGGCCGGACCGACCTCGCCAAGGCGGTCGAGCAGCGGGTGCACGCCGACGTCACCACGGTGGCCTTCGGCACCGTCCCGGCGGCCGACCCGAAACCGCTGACCCGCGAGCTCACCTACCGCAACAGCGGTGACCGGCCCGTCGATCTCGACTTGCGGCTGGACGTCCGCGACGAGAACGGGAAAGCGGCGGCCGACGGCCTGTTCACGGTGGACCGGCCGAAGGTCACGGTGCCGGCGGGCGGGACCGCGACGGCGGCGATCACGGTGAACCCCGGGCAGAAGCCCCGCGCTGCCTACGGCGGCACCCTGCTCGCCACCTCCGCCGATGGTGTCGAGGTACGCAGCCTGATCGGCGCGGACCTGCAGCGTGAGGTCTTTTCGGCCGACGTCAAGCTTTTCGACCGCAAGGGCAACGGCCCCGGTCCGCAGGGGCCGAGCGGCTTGCTGATCGTGACCAATTTGGACAGTGGCGACATGAAGATCTTCGTCGCGCAGGAAGGCGGAGGTCCGATCCGGTTGCCGCAGGGCCGGTACCTGTTCGTCTCGGAGATCTCCGAGTCGCCGGGGTCGAGTTTGGTCGCGGAACCGGGTTTCGTGCTCGATCGGGACCGGGAAGTCGTGCTGGACGGGCGATTGGCGAAACCCGTGACGGTGCGGACCGATCGCCGGGACGCCAGTTCGAACGGTCAGATCGTCGCCTTCACCGAACAGATCGCGGGCCGGGGGGTCACGAGCCATTCGTGGTACCAGCCGAGGCTCTTCCACGACGTCCAGTACTCCTACGTCGCCCCCACCCGTACTAACGTGCCCGACTTCGACTTCCTCGTCACGACCATGCTGAGCAAGCAGACCGGCGAAGGCAGGTCGGAGAACAGCCCCTACCTCTACAACCTGCAATTCCCCAGCAACGGCAGGGTTCCCGACGTCTCCGCCTACCGGGTGCGTGACCACGAACTGGCCAAGGTGAACGCCGGCTACGCCAGTACCGGCAAGCAATGGGGCAACCTGCACGTGCTGCCGTCGCCCTACGACAACGAAGTCGCCCTCGGCAACGCCTGGTTCCTCACCGCCCAGGCCCAGCTGCCCTCGACGCGGGAAGAGTTCTACAGCACTGGGAAGGTCCGGTGGCTGAAGCGGCTCTTCGTGGACCGGCTCGGTACCAACGGAACTTGGAGCGACACCGAGGAAACGGCGGCAGGCGTCGAGTACCGGGCGGGCCAGCGCTCCCGGGAGGACTGGAACCGCGCGGTCGTCGGCCCGACGCTGGCGAAGCTGACCAAAACGGTGCGCGACGGGGACACCCTCAGTCTCCTGTTCCCGCTGCTCGCGGCCAGTGGTGACCACGTCAGCCTGTCGGCGGTGGAGGGCACCACCCGGCTCGTGCGGGACGGCAAGGAGATCGGTTCCGTGCCCAGGGTGCCGGGCCACCTCTGGCCGAACAACGGCCCGGTGACCTTCACCGTGCCGCCGGAAGCGGGCGAGTACACGCTGACCATCGACGCGAAACGGCCGGAAGGCGCCAACGCCGAACTGTCCGCCAACGTGGTCACGTCATGGAAGTTCCGCTCGCAACGGGCGGCGGGCGAGAAGCCGCTTCCGCTGATGGCGCTGAGGGCCACTCCGTCGCTCGGCTCGGCCAACGACGCCTGGCGTCTGCTGCCGCTCGCCGTGCCGATCGAGGTCCAGCGCCCCGCCGGGGTGACGGGCACCGTCCGGCAGGTCACCGCCGAGGCCTCCTTCGACGGGGGCAAGAGCTGGCATCGGCAGCCCGTCGTCGGAAGCGGTGAGCACCGGCAGGCCTTCGTCGTGGCGCCGCTGTTCAGTTCGTCGCCCTTCGTCTCGTTGCGGTTGTCCGCGACGGATTCGGGCGGTGGTTCGGTGACGCAGACGATCATCAACGCCTACCGCCTGCGGTAA
- a CDS encoding acyl-CoA dehydrogenase family protein: MDFAFDAKTEELRGKLLEFMDSHIYPAEAVFEAQLAERDSEWSQPPIVEELKAEARKRGLWNFFLPGDHGAGLTNLQYAPLAEITGRSLRLAPTALNCAAPDTGNMEVLTMFGTEQQKKQWLQPLLDGEIRSAFAMTEPDVASSDARNIATSIRRDGDQYVINGRKWYISGAMNPNCKIFIVMGKTDPDAPPHKQQSMILVPRDTPGMTVKRGMHVFGYTDGDHGGHAEVTFEDARVPAENLIAGEGDGFAVAQARLGPGRIHHCMRAIGMAERALELMCRRALSRETFGKPIAEQGVVQDWIAESRVKIEQQRLLVLKTAWLMDTVGNQGAHTEIQAIKISTPITVEWILDKAVQLFGAGGVSQDFPVAEMWAQVRTLRLADGPDEVHKRSLAHRELKKYRTEAKK; the protein is encoded by the coding sequence ATGGACTTCGCCTTCGACGCGAAAACCGAGGAACTGCGGGGGAAACTCCTGGAGTTCATGGACTCGCACATCTACCCGGCCGAGGCCGTCTTCGAGGCTCAGCTGGCCGAGCGCGACAGTGAATGGTCGCAGCCGCCGATCGTCGAAGAGCTCAAGGCCGAGGCCCGGAAACGCGGGCTGTGGAACTTCTTCCTCCCCGGTGACCACGGCGCCGGGTTGACGAACCTGCAGTACGCGCCGCTGGCCGAGATCACCGGCCGCAGCCTCCGGCTCGCGCCGACCGCGCTGAACTGCGCTGCCCCGGACACCGGGAACATGGAAGTCCTCACCATGTTCGGCACCGAACAGCAGAAGAAGCAGTGGCTCCAGCCGTTGCTGGACGGCGAGATCCGGTCCGCGTTCGCGATGACCGAGCCCGACGTCGCCTCCTCCGACGCGCGCAACATCGCCACCAGCATCCGGCGCGACGGCGACCAGTACGTCATCAACGGCCGCAAGTGGTACATCTCCGGCGCGATGAACCCGAACTGCAAGATCTTCATCGTGATGGGCAAAACCGACCCGGACGCACCCCCGCACAAGCAGCAGAGCATGATCCTGGTCCCCCGCGACACCCCCGGCATGACCGTCAAACGCGGCATGCACGTGTTCGGCTACACCGACGGCGACCACGGCGGCCACGCCGAAGTGACCTTCGAGGACGCCCGCGTGCCGGCGGAGAACCTCATCGCCGGTGAGGGCGACGGGTTCGCGGTCGCGCAGGCCCGCCTCGGACCGGGGCGGATCCACCACTGCATGCGCGCCATCGGCATGGCCGAACGCGCCCTCGAACTCATGTGCCGCCGGGCCCTCTCGCGCGAGACCTTCGGCAAGCCGATCGCCGAACAGGGCGTGGTGCAGGACTGGATCGCCGAGTCACGGGTCAAGATCGAGCAGCAGCGGCTGCTGGTACTCAAAACCGCGTGGCTGATGGACACCGTCGGCAACCAAGGCGCCCACACCGAAATCCAGGCCATCAAGATCTCCACACCGATCACCGTCGAATGGATCCTCGACAAGGCCGTGCAGCTGTTCGGCGCGGGCGGCGTCAGCCAGGACTTCCCGGTCGCCGAGATGTGGGCGCAGGTGCGGACACTGCGGCTGGCCGACGGCCCGGACGAGGTGCACAAGCGTTCGCTGGCGCACCGTGAACTGAAGAAGTACCGCACGGAGGCCAAGAAGTGA
- a CDS encoding phosphotransferase family protein has product MNQSDLPGLDLARLKSHLDEHRPGLVEGDLSGQVVEGGRSNLTYIVGDGRSRWVVRRPPLGHVLPTAHDMGREFRVISGLHGTAVPVPETVLLCEDTDVIGSRFYVMEFVEGTPFRSDTELAALGPARTKAIADELVDTLVELHAVDPESVGLGDFGRPEGFLERQLRRWKKQLDGNRSRDLPGVDELHERLASTVPVSGRPSIVHGDYRLDNVLVNADDRITAVLDWEMSTLGDPLTDLALLVAYAERDKVSLQFVSNASSAPGYPRNDEVIARYAERSGRDVSRLNWYVGFAFFKLAVILEGIHLRYSKGQTVGAGFDGIGAGVVPLIAHGNETLKEEG; this is encoded by the coding sequence ATGAACCAGTCCGACCTGCCGGGCCTCGACCTGGCCAGGCTCAAGTCCCATCTGGACGAGCACCGGCCGGGTCTCGTCGAGGGCGACCTGAGCGGCCAGGTCGTGGAAGGGGGCCGGTCCAACCTCACCTACATCGTGGGCGACGGCCGGTCCCGCTGGGTGGTCCGCCGCCCGCCGCTGGGCCACGTCCTGCCGACCGCGCACGACATGGGCCGCGAGTTCCGGGTGATCTCCGGCCTGCACGGCACGGCCGTCCCGGTGCCGGAAACCGTGCTGCTGTGCGAGGACACCGACGTCATCGGCTCGCGGTTCTACGTGATGGAGTTCGTCGAGGGCACGCCCTTCCGCTCGGACACCGAGCTGGCCGCGCTGGGACCGGCCAGGACGAAGGCCATCGCGGACGAACTGGTCGACACGCTGGTCGAGCTGCACGCTGTCGATCCGGAATCGGTGGGGCTGGGCGATTTCGGCCGTCCGGAGGGCTTCCTCGAACGCCAGTTGCGGCGCTGGAAGAAGCAGCTCGACGGCAACCGCAGCCGCGACCTCCCCGGCGTCGACGAACTGCATGAGCGGCTCGCCTCGACCGTGCCGGTTTCGGGCAGGCCGTCGATCGTCCACGGTGACTACCGGCTCGACAACGTGCTGGTGAACGCCGACGACCGGATCACCGCCGTGCTGGACTGGGAGATGTCCACCCTGGGAGACCCGCTGACCGACCTCGCGCTGCTGGTGGCCTACGCCGAGCGGGACAAGGTGTCACTGCAGTTCGTGTCCAACGCCAGTTCCGCGCCGGGGTATCCGCGCAACGACGAGGTCATCGCCCGGTACGCCGAGCGCTCGGGCCGCGACGTCTCCCGGCTCAACTGGTACGTGGGCTTCGCCTTCTTCAAACTCGCGGTGATCCTGGAAGGCATCCACCTCCGCTACAGCAAGGGCCAGACCGTCGGCGCCGGGTTCGACGGCATCGGCGCGGGCGTCGTCCCCCTGATCGCGCACGGCAATGAGACTCTCAAGGAAGAGGGATAG
- a CDS encoding thiamine-phosphate kinase: MSGVTDLSPVGDHVRLGDLGEHAILEHLLRPRYGGVRGFGDDCAVLDASEGLRGELVATTDSCPTPLVTILGETDPYHAGWLLATINLSDLAAAGATPLGLVVNYTLPKTTTAGEFRRLLDGVDDCTAMHGTKVVGGDLRDGPVRQLTATAIGRCVPGSRLGRAGAEVGDRLLLVGSPGYLWSYALLVEEQARLPESFVAEIRKRACRPMAQVTAGRTLATAGLARAAMDVSDGLFPTVRSLCGANGLGARVTTDIHLDEALVDVCKQSGLGRFELAQAWGDWTLVVAVRPQDVELAKKTLAGEGVAAQEIGTLVPREEGVSLDDGETTELWEGIAQERFSPSSWHGGELPKLITEVLGRRAG; the protein is encoded by the coding sequence ATGTCGGGCGTAACTGACCTCTCGCCCGTCGGCGACCACGTCCGCCTCGGCGACCTCGGCGAGCACGCGATCCTGGAGCACCTCCTGCGGCCGCGCTACGGCGGTGTCCGCGGATTCGGTGACGACTGCGCCGTCCTCGACGCCTCGGAAGGGCTTCGCGGCGAACTGGTCGCCACCACGGACAGCTGCCCCACCCCGCTGGTCACCATCCTGGGTGAAACGGATCCGTATCACGCGGGCTGGCTGCTCGCGACGATCAACCTGTCCGATCTCGCGGCGGCCGGCGCCACCCCGCTCGGGCTGGTCGTCAACTACACGCTGCCGAAGACCACCACAGCGGGCGAGTTCCGGCGGCTGCTCGACGGCGTGGACGACTGCACCGCGATGCACGGGACCAAGGTCGTCGGCGGCGATCTCCGGGACGGCCCGGTCCGGCAGCTCACCGCGACCGCGATCGGCCGGTGCGTCCCCGGGAGCAGGCTCGGGCGCGCGGGCGCGGAAGTCGGCGATCGGCTGCTGCTGGTCGGTTCGCCCGGCTACCTCTGGTCGTACGCGTTGCTCGTCGAAGAGCAGGCGCGGCTTCCCGAGTCCTTCGTCGCCGAAATCCGGAAACGTGCCTGCCGCCCGATGGCGCAGGTGACCGCCGGGAGGACGCTCGCCACGGCAGGGCTGGCACGCGCGGCGATGGACGTGTCCGACGGGCTTTTCCCGACCGTGCGGTCCCTTTGCGGCGCCAACGGCCTCGGCGCGCGCGTCACGACGGACATCCATCTGGACGAGGCGCTCGTCGACGTCTGCAAGCAGTCGGGACTCGGCCGGTTCGAGCTCGCGCAGGCTTGGGGCGACTGGACGCTCGTGGTCGCCGTCCGGCCGCAAGACGTCGAGCTGGCCAAGAAAACCCTTGCGGGGGAAGGCGTCGCGGCGCAGGAGATCGGCACTCTCGTGCCCCGCGAGGAGGGCGTCTCGCTGGACGACGGTGAGACGACCGAGCTTTGGGAGGGGATCGCGCAGGAGCGGTTCTCGCCCAGTTCGTGGCACGGCGGCGAGCTGCCGAAGCTGATCACCGAGGTCCTGGGCAGGCGCGCAGGCTGA
- the dcd gene encoding dCTP deaminase — MPLTWPVHRRGVLTDKAIKRAHRTGELTVTPFEPDLVRPAAISLRLGDEAFALDSTGTVDIADRSTYPDLRKKELDADGRLRIEPGEVVLAPTLEKIGLSERLAGLVDGTSDYARLGISVVLCGQVSPGFGREKGAVLTLEIVNHLRHPVLLHPGTRICNLMLFATTGSDQPYGTLPHNYSSDHSVAPSRLADHVGRN; from the coding sequence ATGCCGTTGACCTGGCCCGTCCATCGCCGCGGGGTGCTGACCGACAAGGCGATCAAACGCGCGCACCGGACCGGGGAACTCACCGTCACCCCGTTCGAACCGGACCTCGTCCGGCCCGCCGCGATCAGCCTGCGGCTCGGCGACGAGGCGTTCGCGCTGGACTCCACCGGCACCGTCGACATCGCCGACCGGAGCACCTATCCGGACCTCCGGAAGAAGGAACTCGACGCCGACGGCAGGCTGCGCATCGAACCCGGCGAAGTCGTTCTCGCGCCGACACTGGAGAAAATCGGGCTCTCGGAGAGACTCGCCGGGCTCGTCGACGGTACGAGCGACTACGCGCGGCTCGGCATCAGCGTCGTCCTGTGCGGTCAGGTCAGTCCCGGTTTCGGCCGCGAGAAGGGCGCCGTGCTGACCCTGGAGATCGTGAACCACCTGCGGCATCCGGTACTCCTGCACCCCGGCACGCGGATCTGCAACCTCATGCTGTTCGCCACCACCGGCAGCGACCAGCCCTACGGCACGCTGCCGCACAACTACTCCAGCGACCACTCCGTGGCCCCGTCCCGATTGGCGGATCATGTCGGGCGTAACTGA
- a CDS encoding class I SAM-dependent methyltransferase, which produces MPDGPVLVPCCGTFPELDLLTERLPGREIIGIDLSAGMAALARRRAAGNPLVRVVEGDASALDLTAAAVVSVFGLQQLPEPDAALRSWAGALRPGGWLSVVYWPHSTEPGGPFTVLSDVLREHVPAGERSWEDRLLPALEDAVLERDEPLSFPMVHPDADTFFTAHTRSGPMRPLANARGEAFIAALREEFLRRAPAGEWRHRPLARHIVARAADRA; this is translated from the coding sequence TTGCCCGACGGCCCCGTTCTCGTCCCCTGCTGCGGGACCTTCCCGGAACTGGACCTGCTCACCGAACGGCTGCCGGGCCGCGAAATCATCGGTATCGACCTGTCTGCGGGCATGGCCGCGCTGGCCCGGCGGCGGGCGGCGGGCAACCCGCTCGTGCGCGTCGTCGAAGGCGACGCCTCGGCACTCGACCTCACGGCCGCGGCCGTCGTATCGGTCTTCGGCCTGCAGCAACTTCCCGAACCCGACGCAGCGCTCCGATCCTGGGCCGGCGCGCTGAGGCCGGGCGGATGGCTTTCGGTCGTCTACTGGCCGCACAGCACCGAGCCGGGCGGGCCGTTCACGGTGCTGTCCGACGTCCTGCGGGAGCACGTCCCCGCCGGGGAACGTTCCTGGGAAGACCGGCTCTTACCCGCGCTGGAGGACGCCGTGCTCGAACGGGACGAGCCGTTGTCGTTCCCGATGGTCCATCCGGACGCGGACACGTTCTTCACCGCGCACACCCGCTCCGGCCCGATGCGGCCGCTGGCGAACGCGCGCGGTGAAGCGTTCATCGCCGCGCTGCGCGAGGAATTCCTGCGACGTGCCCCGGCAGGGGAATGGCGACATCGGCCGCTTGCCCGGCATATCGTCGCGCGGGCGGCAGACCGGGCGTGA